Proteins encoded in a region of the Vicia villosa cultivar HV-30 ecotype Madison, WI linkage group LG5, Vvil1.0, whole genome shotgun sequence genome:
- the LOC131604427 gene encoding O-fucosyltransferase 20-like, with protein NQKPNHSFFLSFRRKKKKTSQTLFTISMAKSKNNAKKLSYISVPSQIINSISSSSLQSLLDQTPKKSSKVSSKFFTTLTTKWKRPRMFLFFTLFLLGVFSMLKFGFNLEIPFSVYPCGSNSNPLISNGFDSKSELGFVSVNKNEIFNGGVLSKSELGAVSMKKDEILNDNGMLKEKGSSGVDLMDQGKGEFWKQPDGLGYRPCLDFSRDYRRDSDGVLKNRRRYLMVVVSGGLNQQRNQIVDAVVIARILGAALVVPILQVNVIWGDESEFADIFDFEHFKNVLANDVRVVSSLPSTHLMTKPVEGSPPLHVTPSWIRSRYLRRFTREGVLLLRGLDSRLSKDLPSDLQKLRCKVAFSALRFAKPVQELGNKIADRMKSKGPYVALHLRMEKDVWVRTGCLPGLSPEFDEIVKSERIQRPELLTGRSNMTYHERKMAGLCPLTAMDVTRLLKALGAQRDARIYWAGGQPLGGKEALHPLIHEFPHLYNKEDLALPGELEPFAKKASIMAAIDYIVSEKSDVFMPSHGGNMGHAIQGHRAYAGHKKYITPNKRQMLPYFLNPSLPEAEFNSIVKELHQNSLGQPELRTSKAGRDVTKYPVPECMCNSHSDS; from the exons aaccaaaaaccaaaccattctttctttctttcttttagaaggaaaaaaaaaaaaacatcacaaaCACTCTTTACAATTTCAATGGCCAAGTCAAAGAACAATGCAAAGAAACTGTCATACATCTCAGTTCCATCTCAAATAATCAACTCCATTTCATCATCTTCTCTTCAATCCTTACTTGATCAAACCCCAAAGAAATCATCAAAAGTTTCCTCAAAGTTCTTCACAACCTTAACAACAAAATGGAAAAGGCCAAGGATGTTTTTGTTCTTCACACTCTTTTTACTTGGTGTTTTTTCCATGTTGAAATTTGGTTTCAATCTAGAAATCCCATTTTCTGTTTACCCTTGTGGTTCAAATTCAAACCCCTTAATCTCAAATGGGTTTGACTCAAAATCTGAACTTGGGTTTGTTTCAGTTAATAAAAATGAGATTTTTAATGGTGGTGTTTTGTCAAAATCTGAACTTGGAGCTGTTTCAATGAAGAAAGATGAGATTTTGAATGATAATGGGATGTTGAAAGAAAAGGGGTCTAGTGGagttgacttgatggatcaaggaaAGGGTGAGTTTTGGAAGCAGCCAGATGGGTTAGGGTATAGGCCTTGTTTGGATTTTAGCAGAGATTATAGAAGGGACAGTGATGGGGTTTTGAAGAATAGGAGAAGGTATCTCATGGTGGTTGTTTCTGGTGGGTTGAATCAGCAGAGGAATCAAATTGTTGATGCTGTTGTCATTGCTAGGATTCTTGGTGCTGCTTTGGTTGTTCCTATATTGCAAGTTAATGTCATTTGGGGAGATGAAAG TGAATTTGCTGATATATTTGACTTTGAGCACTTCAAGAATGTTCTTGCCAATGATGTGAGGGTGGTTTCGTCGTTGCCATCAACACACCTGATGACAAAGCCGGTGGAAGGAAGCCCTCCTCTTCATGTCACTCCTAGTTGGATCCGATCGCGCTATCTCAGAAGA TTCACCAGAGAAGGTGTTTTGCTTTTACGCGGCTTGGATTCAAGGCTATCGAAGGATCTTCCTTCGGATCTTCAGAAGCTTCGATGCAAG GTTGCTTTTAGTGCATTGAGGTTTGCAAAACCAGTTCAAGAACTCGGCAACAAGATTGCGGATAGAATGAAAAGCAAAGGACCCTATGTCGCCCTTCATCTAAGAATGGAAAAAGACGTGTGGGTGAGGACCGGTTGTTTACCTGGTTTGAGTCCTGAGTTTGACGAAATCGTAAAGAGTGAGAGGATACAACGTCCGGAGCTCTTAACCGGAAGATCAAACATGACTTACCATGAAAGAAAGATGGCTGGTCTTTGTCCCTTAACGGCCATGGATGTTACCAG GTTGCTTAAAGCTTTAGGAGCTCAAAGAGATGCAAGAATTTATTGGGCCGGGGGACAACCCTTGGGCGGAAAAGAAGCATTGCATCCATTAATCCACGAGTTTCCACATCTTTACAATAAGGAAGATCTTGCATTGCCCGGTGAACTAGAACCATTTGCAAAGAAAGCTTCTATAATGGCTGCCATAGATTACATAGTTTCCGAGAAGAGCGACGTTTTCATGCCGTCTCATGGAGGCAACATGGGCCATGCAATTCAG GGTCACAGAGCTTACGCGGGACACAAGAAATATATAACCCCAAACAAAAGACAGATGCTTCCTTATTTTCTGAATCCTTCCCTCCCTGAAGCTGAGTTTAACAGCATTGTCAAGGAATTGCATCAGAATTCATTAGGACAGCCGGAGCTCCGGACAAGCAAGGCCGGAAGAGATGTCACCAAGTATCCTGTCCCTGAATGCATGTGCAACTCACATTCAGATTCGTAA